A genomic segment from Lignipirellula cremea encodes:
- the asnS gene encoding asparagine--tRNA ligase has protein sequence MEKITVDQARKAEAVGRQACLQGWVRTRRDSKGGFSFLELNDGSCMANIQVIADGDLPNYESEVKTLTAGSSIAVEGEIKASSGKGQATELHASRLHVYGLADPETYPLQKKRHSFEKLREWAHLRPRTNTFGAVMRVRNRVCRSIHDFFQNAGFLYVHTPIITASDCEGAGEMFKVTTLDLDKLPRDGQNKIDFKQDFFDRPAYLTVSGQLEAEIFACALGKVYTFGPTFRAENSNTSRHLAEFWMVEPEMAFFDLEDNMELAEKFLKTIFRDVLNDCGEDLAFFNERVDDTVLPTLEKIVAADFVRISYTDAIACLEKNNASFDYPVSWGVDLQSEHERFLAETEFGCPVIVHDYPRTIKPFYMRANDDGRTVRAMDVLAPKVGEIIGGSQREERLDILEQRMGEQDLNPADYWWYLELRKYGTVPHAGFGLGLERVVQFITGMTNIRDVIPFPRTPGSAEF, from the coding sequence ATGGAGAAAATCACCGTCGACCAGGCCCGCAAAGCGGAAGCAGTCGGACGCCAGGCTTGCCTGCAGGGATGGGTCCGAACCCGTCGAGATTCCAAAGGCGGCTTCAGCTTCCTGGAACTGAACGACGGCTCCTGCATGGCCAACATCCAGGTCATCGCCGACGGCGACCTGCCCAACTACGAAAGCGAAGTCAAAACCCTCACCGCCGGCAGCAGCATCGCCGTCGAAGGGGAGATCAAAGCCTCGTCGGGCAAGGGGCAAGCGACCGAACTGCACGCCTCCCGCCTGCACGTTTATGGTCTGGCCGATCCGGAAACCTACCCGCTGCAGAAAAAACGGCACAGCTTTGAGAAGCTGCGGGAGTGGGCCCACCTGCGCCCGCGAACCAATACCTTTGGCGCCGTGATGCGGGTGAGGAACCGCGTGTGCCGGTCGATCCACGACTTCTTCCAGAACGCCGGTTTCCTGTACGTGCACACCCCCATCATCACCGCCAGTGATTGCGAAGGGGCAGGGGAGATGTTCAAGGTCACCACGCTCGACCTGGACAAACTGCCCCGTGACGGGCAGAACAAGATCGACTTCAAACAGGACTTTTTCGATCGTCCCGCGTATTTGACCGTCAGCGGCCAGCTGGAGGCGGAGATCTTCGCCTGTGCGCTGGGCAAGGTGTACACGTTTGGGCCGACCTTCCGCGCCGAGAATTCCAATACCTCGCGGCATCTGGCGGAGTTCTGGATGGTCGAGCCGGAAATGGCGTTCTTCGACCTGGAAGACAACATGGAGCTGGCCGAGAAGTTCCTCAAAACAATCTTCCGCGACGTGCTGAACGACTGCGGCGAGGACCTGGCCTTCTTCAACGAACGGGTGGACGACACCGTACTGCCGACGCTGGAGAAAATTGTCGCGGCCGACTTTGTGCGGATCAGCTATACCGACGCCATCGCCTGCCTGGAGAAAAACAACGCGTCGTTCGACTATCCGGTCAGCTGGGGCGTCGACCTGCAGTCCGAGCACGAACGCTTCCTGGCCGAAACCGAGTTCGGCTGCCCGGTCATTGTGCACGATTACCCCCGCACCATCAAACCGTTCTACATGCGGGCGAACGACGACGGCCGCACCGTACGGGCGATGGATGTGCTGGCCCCGAAGGTCGGTGAAATCATCGGCGGCAGCCAGCGCGAAGAGCGGCTGGACATTCTGGAACAGCGGATGGGCGAGCAGGATCTCAACCCGGCCGATTACTGGTGGTACCTGGAACTGCGCAAGTACGGCACCGTGCCGCACGCGGGCTTCGGCCTGGGTCTGGAACGGGTCGTGCAGTTCATCACCGGCATGACCAACATCCGCGACGTGATCCCCTTCCCCCGCACCCCCGGCAGCGCCGAGTTCTAA